A genome region from Variovorax paradoxus includes the following:
- the lysS gene encoding lysine--tRNA ligase — MSDHLTPPIPTPAAAPAATTTAADDNKLIAERREKLKLLRNAQAEGKGVAFPNDFKPGHRAAALTEAHGATEAEALEAQAVAVSVAGRMMLKRVMGKASFATLQDATSRIQLYVTRDAVGEDAYAEFKRWDLGDILGAEGTLMKTKTGELSIKVTKLRLLTKSLRPLPGDFYGMADQEQKYRQRYVDLITDESARVRFTARSKAVSALREFMVANGFLEVETPMLHPIPGGANAKPFKTHHNALDQEMFLRIAPELYLKRLIVGGFERVFEINRSYRNEGISVRHNPEFTMMEFYAAYWNYRDLMDFTETLIRTIADKAVGSQQLTYGGKPVDLTQPFERLTIREAILKHTDAGDGVDDTAWLIAALRKLGLSEEKDKLSQRSLASLQVMYFEETVEEKLWQPTFIMEHPTEISPLARANDERPEVTERFELYITGREFGNGFSELNDAEDQAARFNAQVAAKDSGDDEAMFYDHDFVRALEYGMPPTGGCGIGIDRLMMLLTDSPSIRDVILFPALRRES; from the coding sequence ATGTCCGATCACCTGACTCCTCCCATCCCCACGCCCGCTGCGGCACCGGCTGCCACCACGACCGCTGCCGACGACAACAAGCTCATCGCCGAACGCCGCGAGAAGCTCAAGCTGCTGCGCAACGCGCAAGCCGAGGGCAAAGGCGTTGCATTCCCCAACGACTTCAAGCCCGGCCACCGTGCAGCGGCACTGACCGAGGCACACGGCGCCACCGAGGCCGAGGCGCTCGAGGCGCAAGCCGTCGCCGTGAGCGTGGCCGGGCGGATGATGCTCAAGCGGGTGATGGGCAAAGCCAGCTTCGCGACCTTGCAGGACGCCACCAGCCGCATCCAGCTCTACGTGACGCGCGACGCGGTCGGCGAAGACGCGTACGCCGAATTCAAGCGCTGGGACCTTGGCGACATCCTTGGTGCGGAAGGCACGCTGATGAAGACCAAGACCGGCGAGCTGTCGATCAAGGTGACGAAGCTGCGCCTGCTCACGAAGAGCCTGCGCCCGTTGCCCGGCGACTTCTACGGCATGGCCGACCAGGAACAGAAGTACCGCCAGCGCTATGTCGACCTGATCACCGACGAATCGGCGCGCGTGCGCTTCACCGCGCGCAGCAAGGCCGTGAGCGCGCTGCGCGAATTCATGGTGGCCAACGGCTTCCTCGAGGTCGAGACGCCGATGCTGCACCCCATTCCGGGCGGCGCCAACGCCAAGCCGTTCAAGACGCATCACAACGCGCTCGACCAGGAGATGTTCCTGCGCATCGCGCCCGAGCTGTACCTCAAGCGCCTGATCGTCGGCGGCTTCGAGCGCGTGTTCGAGATCAACCGGAGCTACCGCAACGAAGGCATCTCGGTGCGGCACAACCCCGAGTTCACGATGATGGAGTTCTACGCGGCCTACTGGAACTACCGCGACCTGATGGACTTCACCGAGACGCTGATCCGCACCATCGCCGACAAGGCCGTGGGTTCGCAGCAACTCACCTACGGCGGCAAGCCCGTCGACCTGACGCAGCCCTTCGAGCGCCTGACGATCCGCGAAGCGATCCTCAAGCACACCGACGCGGGCGACGGTGTCGACGACACCGCCTGGCTCATCGCCGCCCTGCGCAAGCTCGGCCTGAGCGAAGAGAAGGACAAGCTCTCGCAGCGCAGCCTCGCGAGCCTGCAGGTGATGTACTTCGAGGAAACCGTCGAAGAGAAGCTCTGGCAGCCGACTTTCATCATGGAACACCCGACCGAGATCTCGCCGCTGGCGCGTGCCAACGACGAGCGTCCCGAGGTCACCGAGCGCTTCGAGCTCTACATCACCGGGCGCGAATTCGGCAACGGCTTCAGCGAGCTGAACGACGCAGAGGACCAGGCCGCGCGCTTCAACGCGCAGGTCGCCGCCAAGGACAGCGGCGACGACGAAGCCATGTTCTACGACCACGACTTCGTGCGCGCGCTCGAATACGGCATGCCGCCCACCGGCGGCTGCGGCATCGGCATCGACCGTCTGATGATGCTGCTGACGGACTCGCCGAGCATCCGCGACGTGATCCTGTTCCCGGCACTGCGCAGGGAATCTTGA
- a CDS encoding LON peptidase substrate-binding domain-containing protein, translated as MSIPLFPLGTVLYPAGLLPLRIFEVRYLDMIGKCRKADLPFGVVSLTSGSEVRKAGADAESFAAVGTLASIREFESPQSGLLQIECVGTQRFRIRSAELQKHGLWIAEVDPVADDVALEIPDDLKHTATALQRLIDTLEERRRAQGETVRLPIAEPYRLDDCGWVANRWCELVPMQLELRQRLMELDSPLMRLELVSDLLARTGITE; from the coding sequence GTGTCCATTCCACTCTTCCCGCTCGGAACGGTTCTGTATCCCGCCGGCCTGCTTCCGCTTCGCATCTTCGAGGTGCGCTACCTGGACATGATCGGCAAGTGCCGCAAGGCCGACCTGCCCTTCGGCGTCGTGAGCCTCACCAGCGGCAGCGAAGTGCGCAAAGCCGGCGCCGACGCCGAGAGCTTTGCGGCCGTCGGCACGCTGGCTTCCATCCGCGAGTTCGAATCGCCGCAGAGCGGCCTGCTGCAGATCGAGTGCGTGGGCACGCAGCGCTTTCGCATCCGCAGTGCCGAACTGCAGAAGCATGGACTGTGGATCGCCGAGGTGGACCCCGTGGCCGACGACGTCGCTCTCGAGATCCCCGACGACCTGAAACACACCGCCACCGCGCTGCAGCGCCTGATCGACACGCTCGAAGAGCGCCGCCGTGCCCAGGGCGAGACCGTGCGCCTGCCCATCGCCGAGCCCTATCGACTCGACGACTGCGGCTGGGTGGCCAACCGATGGTGCGAACTGGTGCCGATGCAACTGGAGCTGCGCCAGCGCCTGATGGAGCTCGACAGCCCGCTGATGCGCCTCGAACTGGTCAGCGATCTGCTCGCACGCACGGGCATCACTGAATAA
- a CDS encoding YggT family protein, whose protein sequence is MLYQIPSFLLDVIVGLLGGACLLRLYMQYHRVPFGNPLGRFVFAITDWIVLPLRRIVPSVKRWDLASLIAAWLLVMLKFLLLWLLVGNLGHIVTLPLVSLVGLMQLAVSGLTALLVVYAVLSWIPGASPMLLDLISRLADPLVRPFRRFIPLIGGVDLSPLAAIVVLQVIAIVLGNLLVFAYQLTF, encoded by the coding sequence ATGTTGTACCAGATACCTTCGTTCCTTCTCGACGTGATCGTCGGTCTGCTCGGCGGCGCCTGCCTGCTGCGCCTCTACATGCAGTACCACCGCGTGCCGTTCGGCAATCCGCTCGGTCGCTTCGTGTTTGCCATCACCGACTGGATCGTGCTGCCGCTGCGCCGCATCGTGCCGTCGGTGAAGCGCTGGGACCTCGCAAGCCTGATCGCCGCCTGGCTGCTCGTGATGCTGAAGTTCCTGCTGCTGTGGCTGCTGGTCGGCAACCTCGGCCACATCGTGACCCTGCCGCTGGTGTCGCTGGTCGGTCTGATGCAGTTGGCCGTCTCGGGGCTGACCGCGCTGCTGGTGGTCTACGCGGTGCTGTCATGGATTCCGGGCGCATCGCCGATGCTGCTCGACCTGATCTCGCGCCTCGCCGATCCGCTGGTGCGCCCGTTTCGCCGCTTCATCCCGCTGATCGGCGGGGTCGACCTGTCGCCGCTGGCCGCCATCGTCGTGCTGCAGGTGATCGCGATCGTGCTGGGCAACCTGCTGGTGTTCGCCTATCAACTGACGTTCTGA
- the accD gene encoding acetyl-CoA carboxylase, carboxyltransferase subunit beta: MSWLEKLLPAKIAQTDPSERRQVPEGLWIKCPACETVLYKTDLEHNQNVCPSCSHHHRIGARARLDAFLDAEGRYEVGQEVLPVDALKFKDSRKYPERLKEALENTGETDALVVMGGSVHSISVVVACFEFEFMGGSMGSVVGERFVRGVETAIEQKVPFICFTATGGARMQEGLLSLMQMAKTNSALTLLAKKGLPYISVLTDPTMGGVSAGFAFVGDVVIAEPKALIGFAGPRVIESTVRVTLPEGFQRAEFLQTKGAIDFISDRRELRKTIASTLAMLLRQPADAVS; this comes from the coding sequence ATGAGCTGGCTTGAAAAACTGCTACCCGCCAAGATCGCACAAACCGACCCGTCGGAGCGCCGCCAGGTGCCCGAGGGCCTGTGGATCAAGTGCCCCGCCTGCGAGACCGTGCTCTACAAGACCGATCTCGAACACAACCAGAATGTCTGCCCGAGCTGCAGCCATCACCACCGCATCGGCGCCCGCGCGCGGCTCGATGCGTTCCTCGACGCCGAAGGCCGCTACGAAGTCGGCCAGGAAGTGCTGCCGGTCGACGCCCTGAAGTTCAAGGACAGCCGCAAGTACCCCGAGCGCCTGAAGGAAGCCCTGGAAAACACCGGCGAGACGGACGCCCTGGTCGTCATGGGCGGCTCGGTCCACAGCATCAGCGTAGTCGTGGCCTGCTTCGAGTTCGAATTCATGGGCGGCAGCATGGGCAGCGTGGTCGGCGAGCGCTTCGTGCGCGGCGTCGAAACCGCCATCGAGCAGAAGGTGCCGTTCATCTGCTTCACCGCCACCGGCGGCGCGCGCATGCAGGAAGGCCTGCTTTCGCTGATGCAGATGGCCAAGACGAATTCCGCACTCACGCTGCTGGCGAAGAAGGGCCTGCCCTACATCAGCGTGCTGACCGACCCGACCATGGGCGGCGTGTCGGCCGGTTTCGCCTTCGTGGGCGACGTCGTGATCGCGGAACCCAAGGCGCTGATCGGCTTCGCCGGCCCGCGCGTGATCGAATCGACCGTGCGCGTGACGCTGCCCGAAGGCTTCCAGCGTGCCGAGTTCCTGCAGACCAAGGGCGCGATCGACTTCATCAGCGACCGCCGCGAACTGCGCAAGACGATCGCCAGCACCCTGGCCATGCTGCTGCGCCAGCCAGCCGACGCGGTCAGCTGA
- the trpA gene encoding tryptophan synthase subunit alpha, translating to MSRIANTFAALQEDGRRALIPYVTAGFPFADITPELMHGMVEAGADVIELGVPFSDPMADGPVIQKAGEAALALGIGMKQVLAIVAAFRQKDTTTPVVLMGYANPVERYDLVHGSKAFIRDASAAGVDGLLVVDYPPEECEAFAAELKAANIDLIFLLAPTSTDERMAQVARIASGYVYYVSLKGVTGAGHLDTEAVGQMIPRIRQHVSIPVGVGFGIRDARTAQAVGSAADAVVIGTKIIQLIEDQPREKVVPAVHEFLAGIREALDALPAATPKNAAGR from the coding sequence ATGAGCCGCATTGCAAATACCTTCGCCGCGCTGCAAGAAGACGGCCGCCGCGCCCTCATTCCGTACGTCACCGCGGGCTTTCCCTTCGCCGACATCACGCCCGAGCTGATGCACGGCATGGTCGAGGCCGGGGCCGACGTGATCGAGCTCGGCGTGCCCTTCTCCGACCCGATGGCCGACGGCCCGGTGATCCAGAAGGCCGGAGAGGCCGCGCTGGCGCTCGGCATCGGCATGAAGCAGGTGCTGGCCATCGTGGCGGCCTTCCGCCAGAAGGACACGACCACGCCCGTCGTGCTGATGGGCTACGCCAACCCGGTCGAGCGCTATGACCTGGTCCATGGCAGCAAAGCCTTCATCCGCGACGCATCGGCGGCCGGCGTCGACGGCCTGCTGGTGGTCGACTACCCGCCCGAGGAATGCGAGGCCTTCGCCGCGGAGCTGAAGGCCGCGAACATCGACCTGATCTTCCTGCTGGCGCCCACGAGCACCGACGAGCGCATGGCGCAGGTTGCGCGCATCGCCAGCGGCTATGTGTACTACGTGTCGCTGAAGGGCGTGACCGGCGCCGGGCATCTCGACACCGAGGCGGTCGGCCAGATGATCCCGCGCATCCGCCAGCACGTGAGCATCCCGGTCGGCGTGGGCTTCGGCATTCGCGACGCACGCACCGCACAGGCGGTCGGCTCGGCGGCCGATGCGGTCGTGATCGGCACGAAGATCATCCAGCTCATCGAAGACCAGCCGCGCGAAAAGGTGGTGCCCGCGGTGCACGAATTCCTCGCCGGCATTCGGGAGGCGCTCGACGCCCTGCCGGCCGCTACCCCCAAGAACGCGGCTGGCCGATAA
- the trpB gene encoding tryptophan synthase subunit beta has translation MQSNYQQPDATGHFGNYGGTFASETLTHAINELRDAYAKFKDDPAFLTEFHYELKHFVGRPSPIYHAARTSREMGGAQIYLKREDLNHTGAHKINNVIGQAMLARRMGKPRVIAETGAGQHGVATATICARYGLECVVYMGSQDVKRQSPNVYRMNLLGATVVPVESGSKTLKDALNEAMRDWVTNVENTFYIIGTVAGPHPYPTMVRDFQSVIGTECIEQMPAMLAADGITGEAEGRQPDVVIACVGGGSNAMGIFHPYIPFAGTRLIGVEAAGEGLDSGKHSASILRGSPGVLHGNRTYLLQNEDGQITETHSVSAGLDYPGVGPEHAYLADIGRAEYVGITDTEALEAFHYLCRTEGIIPALESSHAVAHAMKLAKTMRPDQSILVNLSGRGDKDIGTVADLSGVDFYDRPSMRGLSVKGGK, from the coding sequence ATGCAAAGCAATTACCAGCAACCCGACGCCACTGGCCACTTCGGCAACTACGGCGGCACCTTCGCGAGCGAGACGCTCACCCACGCGATCAACGAACTGCGCGACGCGTATGCGAAGTTCAAGGACGATCCGGCCTTCCTCACCGAGTTCCACTACGAGCTGAAGCACTTCGTCGGCCGGCCCTCGCCGATCTACCACGCCGCGCGCACCAGCCGCGAGATGGGCGGCGCGCAGATCTACCTCAAGCGCGAGGACCTGAACCACACCGGCGCCCACAAGATCAACAACGTGATCGGTCAGGCGATGCTCGCGCGGCGCATGGGCAAGCCCCGCGTCATCGCCGAGACCGGCGCGGGCCAGCACGGCGTGGCCACCGCGACGATTTGCGCGCGCTACGGCCTCGAGTGCGTGGTCTACATGGGCAGCCAGGACGTGAAGCGCCAGAGCCCGAACGTCTACCGCATGAACCTGCTCGGCGCCACCGTAGTGCCGGTCGAGTCGGGCAGCAAGACGCTGAAGGACGCGCTCAACGAGGCGATGCGCGACTGGGTCACGAACGTGGAAAACACCTTCTACATCATCGGTACCGTGGCCGGCCCGCACCCTTACCCGACCATGGTGCGCGACTTCCAGAGCGTGATCGGCACCGAATGCATCGAGCAGATGCCGGCCATGCTCGCGGCCGACGGCATCACCGGCGAAGCCGAAGGCAGGCAGCCCGACGTGGTGATCGCCTGCGTGGGCGGCGGCAGCAATGCCATGGGCATCTTCCACCCCTACATCCCGTTCGCGGGCACGCGCCTCATCGGCGTGGAAGCCGCGGGCGAGGGCCTCGACAGCGGCAAGCATTCGGCTTCCATCCTGCGCGGCAGCCCCGGCGTGCTGCACGGCAACCGCACCTACCTGCTGCAGAACGAGGACGGCCAGATCACCGAGACGCACAGCGTCAGTGCCGGCCTCGACTACCCCGGCGTGGGCCCTGAGCATGCGTACCTGGCCGACATCGGCCGCGCCGAATACGTCGGCATCACCGACACCGAGGCGCTCGAAGCCTTCCACTACCTGTGCCGCACCGAGGGCATCATCCCGGCGCTCGAATCCAGCCACGCCGTGGCCCATGCCATGAAGCTCGCCAAGACCATGCGCCCCGACCAGTCCATCCTGGTGAATCTCTCGGGCCGTGGCGACAAGGACATCGGCACCGTGGCCGACCTGTCGGGCGTCGATTTCTACGACAGGCCCTCGATGCGCGGCCTGAGCGTGAAGGGAGGCAAGTGA
- a CDS encoding phosphoribosylanthranilate isomerase, translating to MTAPLVPRTRIKICGLTREADVDAAVEAGADAIGFVLYAKSPRSVTPQRAAELAARLPPFVTPVLLFVNEEAPKVMASLTRVAGAIAQFHGDESPAQCQESAGAGRFRYMRAARIPLGDAATGFDLVKYASDYSHAQAILLDAHVEGYGGGGKAFDWSLLPPAVDAHLVLSGGLTPANVSDGIRILRTRCKTLSVDVSSGVEVDGPGNKGLKDAGKIRQFVAAVRAADASFSS from the coding sequence ATGACCGCGCCGCTCGTTCCCCGCACCCGCATCAAGATCTGCGGCCTGACGCGTGAGGCCGATGTCGATGCGGCCGTCGAAGCCGGTGCCGATGCCATCGGCTTCGTGCTCTACGCGAAGAGCCCCCGCTCGGTGACACCGCAGCGCGCTGCCGAACTGGCCGCCCGCCTGCCGCCATTCGTCACGCCCGTGCTTCTGTTCGTGAACGAGGAAGCTCCCAAAGTCATGGCAAGCCTCACACGCGTGGCAGGCGCCATTGCCCAATTCCATGGCGACGAGTCTCCGGCGCAGTGCCAGGAATCGGCCGGGGCCGGCCGCTTCCGCTACATGCGCGCGGCCCGGATTCCGCTGGGGGATGCCGCGACCGGCTTCGACCTCGTAAAATACGCGTCCGATTACTCCCACGCCCAGGCCATCCTGCTCGACGCCCATGTCGAAGGTTATGGCGGTGGCGGCAAGGCATTCGATTGGTCACTTCTTCCACCCGCCGTCGACGCTCACCTCGTCTTGAGTGGTGGGCTCACACCTGCAAACGTGAGCGATGGCATTCGCATCCTGCGGACGCGCTGCAAGACGCTGTCCGTTGATGTGAGCTCGGGCGTCGAAGTCGACGGTCCCGGGAACAAGGGCCTCAAGGACGCCGGAAAGATCCGGCAATTCGTCGCCGCCGTCCGGGCAGCCGACGCGTCCTTCTCCAGTTAG
- the truA gene encoding tRNA pseudouridine(38-40) synthase TruA yields the protein MRLALGIRYNGQAYEGWQSQRSGRTVQDKLEAALSKFAAQPIGTLCAGRTDAGVHALMQVVHFDTSVEREPFSWMRGTNRFLPDDIAVQWAHPVPDEFHCRASALARRYVYVLSQSPVRPSLDSGRVGWSMHALDGDAMRAAAALLIGRHDFSSFRASACQARSPVKNLRRIEITRVGDGERCRWHFEFEADAFLHHMIRNLMGCLVRIGRGDERVEWISEVLEARSRKVAAPTFSADGLYFMGPLYDAQWGLPAEATLQAGGAPYDGPP from the coding sequence TTGAGGCTGGCGCTTGGCATCCGCTACAACGGCCAGGCGTACGAGGGCTGGCAGAGCCAGCGCTCGGGCCGCACGGTTCAGGACAAGCTCGAAGCGGCACTTTCGAAGTTCGCAGCGCAGCCCATCGGCACGCTGTGCGCCGGCCGAACCGATGCGGGCGTCCACGCGCTGATGCAGGTGGTGCATTTCGACACTTCCGTCGAGCGCGAGCCCTTCTCCTGGATGCGCGGCACCAACCGCTTCCTGCCCGACGACATCGCCGTGCAGTGGGCTCACCCGGTGCCCGACGAGTTCCATTGCCGCGCCAGCGCACTGGCCCGCCGCTACGTCTACGTGCTGTCCCAGTCTCCGGTCCGGCCCAGCCTCGATTCGGGCCGGGTCGGCTGGTCGATGCATGCGCTCGATGGCGATGCAATGCGCGCCGCGGCGGCATTGCTCATCGGCCGGCACGATTTCAGCTCCTTCCGCGCCTCCGCCTGCCAGGCGCGCTCGCCAGTCAAGAACCTGCGCCGCATTGAGATCACGCGCGTCGGAGACGGCGAACGCTGCCGCTGGCATTTCGAGTTCGAGGCCGACGCCTTCCTGCACCACATGATCCGCAACCTCATGGGTTGCCTGGTGCGCATCGGCCGAGGCGACGAGCGCGTCGAATGGATTTCCGAAGTGCTCGAGGCGCGCAGCCGCAAGGTGGCGGCGCCCACCTTCTCTGCGGACGGGCTTTACTTCATGGGGCCCTTGTACGATGCCCAGTGGGGTCTGCCGGCCGAGGCCACGCTGCAGGCTGGCGGGGCGCCGTATGATGGCCCGCCATGA
- a CDS encoding FimV/HubP family polar landmark protein, with protein MTRHLLPAASPSAARPLLPTNGWRLSILGAAAAVAMGIASTDASAFALGQLKVQSALGEPLRAEIDVTEMAANEAEGLKINIATAEAFKNAGVPYNSALSDVKATLQRRAGGQYVVRLSGNRPLNDPFIDLLLEANGSSGRIVRDYTVLLDPPTTRQAAASAAAAQVAPQIATPTERAAPAARARRERAVPPPVVAEAPAARAAAPSPSPATPVAPAAPARASGGGGEQVTVQRGDTASKIAGAHKPADVSLDQMLVALLLANPDAFVGGNVNRMRAGAVLDLPSAAEASAVPPAEARRTVTAQSRDFGSYRQRLAENAPTSNVAAASRNASGKLQANVEDRNAAASAPDKLTISQGNASARAADEKVAQARQAQDSSNRVAELSKNISELNKLKAGTGSAAPAAAAPTPSAPSAPGIPVPVPGSSATTTPAAASPAAAAPTPAPAAPAPVAAATPAAPEPVAAPAPAPAPAAVEAPAAAASAPVAGTTEASAAATPAAAASAAVAAPAAAPKPAPKKVVAPPPPPEPTFLEELLDNPLMLAGGALIALLIGFLLYRVLGRRREEMSESVFLESRIPKDSFFGASGGESVDTKNRGDSTVSSLSYSPSQLDAGDVDPVAEADVYLAYGRDLQAEEILREALRLNPDRTAIHLKLLEIHAKRRDVRAYESLATEVHKLTGGLGSDWNRVVDMGKDLDPGNPLYESGTSRSGNASAAETAAFAGALASAAKPAAAPAAAAPVVAAPPPAFVPSVAPLDFDLDLSTPPAPAPAPAPAPVQNHAPVGASLPKSAYAPAPTTARPAAPLSNGHAATPVDLENDFDTAPGALTPNTLPGTLADVDNTRPAMLRNALPADSGFIEFDMSALAGLPATPPPSARSGETTRPSPISNSDDNGDDSPHAVKLSLARELQAIGDVEGARSLVEEVEAESAGDLKSQARQLLAELR; from the coding sequence ATGACAAGACATCTGTTGCCTGCGGCCAGCCCATCGGCCGCTCGCCCGCTTCTGCCGACCAACGGCTGGCGCCTCTCCATTCTTGGCGCGGCGGCAGCCGTGGCCATGGGCATCGCCAGCACAGACGCCAGTGCTTTCGCGCTGGGTCAGCTGAAGGTGCAGTCGGCGCTGGGCGAGCCCCTGCGCGCCGAGATCGACGTGACCGAAATGGCCGCCAACGAAGCGGAAGGTCTGAAGATCAACATCGCGACCGCCGAGGCGTTCAAGAACGCCGGCGTTCCTTACAACTCCGCGCTCAGCGACGTCAAGGCAACGCTGCAGCGTCGCGCCGGTGGCCAGTACGTCGTGCGCCTGAGTGGCAACCGCCCGCTGAACGACCCGTTCATCGACCTGTTGCTCGAAGCCAACGGATCGTCGGGCCGCATCGTGCGCGACTACACCGTGCTGCTCGATCCGCCGACCACGCGCCAGGCCGCTGCAAGTGCGGCCGCCGCACAGGTCGCGCCCCAGATCGCAACACCGACCGAGCGCGCCGCCCCGGCCGCACGCGCGCGCCGTGAACGTGCTGTGCCTCCTCCTGTCGTCGCGGAAGCACCCGCAGCAAGGGCTGCGGCGCCTTCGCCGTCTCCAGCAACGCCCGTTGCACCGGCAGCACCGGCCCGCGCCAGCGGCGGTGGTGGCGAGCAAGTGACGGTGCAGCGCGGCGACACCGCCAGCAAGATTGCCGGCGCCCACAAACCAGCCGACGTCTCGCTCGATCAGATGCTGGTTGCGCTGCTCCTTGCCAACCCCGACGCATTCGTTGGCGGCAACGTCAACCGCATGCGCGCCGGCGCCGTCCTCGACCTCCCGAGCGCTGCCGAAGCATCCGCAGTGCCGCCCGCTGAAGCGCGCCGCACCGTCACGGCGCAGAGCCGCGATTTCGGCAGCTATCGCCAGCGCCTGGCCGAGAACGCGCCAACCTCGAACGTGGCCGCCGCCAGCCGCAACGCGTCGGGCAAGCTGCAGGCCAATGTCGAGGACCGCAACGCAGCGGCCAGCGCACCCGACAAGCTCACCATCTCGCAAGGCAACGCGTCCGCCCGTGCCGCCGACGAAAAGGTCGCGCAGGCGCGCCAGGCGCAGGACAGCAGCAACCGGGTCGCGGAGCTGTCGAAGAACATCAGCGAGCTGAACAAGCTCAAGGCCGGTACCGGTTCGGCGGCGCCTGCCGCCGCCGCACCGACGCCATCGGCCCCATCCGCGCCGGGCATCCCCGTCCCGGTGCCGGGCAGCAGCGCAACCACGACGCCCGCTGCCGCGAGCCCCGCGGCCGCAGCACCCACGCCAGCTCCGGCGGCTCCCGCACCGGTCGCTGCAGCAACGCCGGCTGCGCCCGAACCTGTCGCAGCTCCTGCACCTGCACCAGCACCTGCGGCCGTCGAGGCACCTGCTGCCGCCGCGTCGGCACCGGTTGCCGGCACAACCGAAGCCAGCGCTGCCGCAACGCCCGCAGCCGCCGCAAGCGCCGCGGTGGCCGCGCCTGCAGCAGCACCGAAGCCCGCCCCGAAGAAGGTCGTGGCACCGCCGCCCCCGCCGGAACCCACCTTCCTCGAGGAACTGCTCGACAACCCCCTGATGCTCGCCGGCGGCGCGCTGATCGCCCTGCTGATCGGCTTCCTGCTGTACCGCGTGCTGGGCCGCCGTCGCGAGGAAATGAGCGAGAGCGTGTTCCTCGAGAGCCGCATCCCCAAGGACTCGTTCTTCGGCGCCAGCGGCGGCGAATCGGTCGACACCAAGAACCGCGGCGACTCCACCGTTTCGTCGCTGTCTTACTCGCCGAGCCAGCTCGATGCGGGCGATGTCGACCCCGTGGCCGAAGCCGACGTTTATCTGGCCTACGGCCGCGACCTGCAGGCCGAGGAAATCCTGCGCGAAGCGCTGCGCCTGAACCCGGACCGCACCGCCATCCACCTGAAGCTGCTCGAAATCCACGCCAAGCGTCGCGACGTGCGCGCTTACGAAAGCCTGGCCACCGAAGTGCACAAGCTGACGGGCGGCCTGGGTTCGGACTGGAACCGCGTGGTCGACATGGGCAAGGACCTCGATCCCGGCAACCCGCTGTACGAATCGGGCACGTCGCGCAGCGGCAACGCGAGCGCCGCCGAGACGGCTGCCTTCGCCGGCGCACTGGCCTCCGCCGCCAAGCCTGCGGCTGCTCCGGCCGCAGCAGCGCCGGTCGTTGCCGCCCCCCCACCGGCCTTCGTACCGTCGGTCGCGCCGCTGGACTTCGATCTCGACCTGAGCACGCCGCCGGCGCCCGCTCCGGCACCTGCACCCGCACCGGTCCAGAACCACGCACCGGTCGGCGCCAGCCTGCCGAAGTCGGCCTATGCCCCGGCGCCCACCACAGCGCGCCCTGCAGCACCGCTGTCGAACGGCCACGCTGCGACGCCCGTCGATCTCGAGAACGATTTCGACACCGCACCCGGCGCGCTGACGCCCAACACCCTGCCCGGCACGCTGGCGGACGTCGACAACACCCGCCCCGCCATGCTGCGCAACGCGCTGCCGGCCGATTCGGGCTTCATCGAGTTCGACATGAGCGCGCTGGCCGGCCTGCCGGCAACGCCGCCGCCTTCTGCACGCTCGGGTGAAACCACCCGCCCCTCGCCGATCTCCAACTCGGACGACAACGGTGACGACAGCCCGCACGCCGTCAAGCTCTCGCTCGCGCGTGAACTGCAGGCCATTGGCGATGTCGAGGGCGCCCGGTCGCTGGTCGAGGAAGTCGAAGCCGAAAGCGCCGGCGACCTCAAGTCGCAGGCTCGCCAACTGCTCGCCGAGCTGCGTTGA